One Leopardus geoffroyi isolate Oge1 chromosome C1, O.geoffroyi_Oge1_pat1.0, whole genome shotgun sequence DNA segment encodes these proteins:
- the CA14 gene encoding carbonic anhydrase 14 isoform X1: MLFFTLLLEVIWILAADGGQHWTYEGPHGQDHWPASYPECGSNAQSPINIQTDSVTFDPELPTLQPHGYDEPGTEPLDLHNNGHTVQLSLPPTMYLEGFPRKYVAAQLHLHWGETGSLGGSEHQINSEATAAELHIVHYDSDSYGSLSEAAPMPQGLAVLGILIEASQQPTVAICSVCERLTPNVDLFQTLPFQVGETKNPAYEHILSHLHEIRNKDQKTSVPPFNVGELLPQRLDQFFRYNGSLTTPPCYQSVLWTVFNRKAQISMGQLEELQETLFSTEEEPSRPLVRNYRAPQPLNQRTVFTSFIQVGSVYTTGEMLSLGVGILVCCLCLLLAVYFIARKIRKKRLGNRKSVVFTSARATEA; encoded by the exons ATGTTGTTCTTCACTCTCCTGCTGGAGGTGATTTGGATCCTGGCTGCAGATGGGG GTCAGCACTGGACATATGAGG GCCCACATGGTCAAGACCATTGGCCAGCCTCTTACCCTGAGTGTGGAAGCAATGCCCAGTCCCCCATCAATATCCAGACAGACAGTGTGACTTTTGACCCTGAGCTGCCCACTCTGCAGCCCCATGGATATGACGAGCCTGGCACTGAGCCCTTGGACCTGCACAATAATGGCCACACAG TGCAACTCTCTCTACCCCCTACCATGTATCTGGAGGGATTTCCCCGAAAATATGTAGCTGCCCAGCTCCACCTGCACTGGGGTGAGACAGGATCCCTGGGGGGATCAGAGCACCAGATCAACAGTGAAGCCACAGCTGCAGAG ctCCACATTGTACATTATGATTCAGATTCCTATGGCAGCTTGAGTGAGGCCGCTCCAATGCCTCAGGGCCTGGCTGTCTTGGGCATTCTCATTGAG GCTAGTCAGCAACCCACTGTGGCCATTTGTTCTGTATGTGAACGTCTTACTCCAAATGTGGACCTATTCCAAACTCTCCCTTTCCAGGTGGGTGAGACTAAGAATCCAGCTTATGAACACATTCTGAGTCACTTGCATGAAATTAGGAATAAAG ATCAGAAGACCTCAGTGCCTCCCTTCAACGTGGGAGAGCTGCTCCCCCAGCGGCTGGACCAGTTCTTCCGCTACAACGGCTCACTCACCACCCCACCCTGCTACCAGAGTGTGCTCTGGACAGTATTCAACCGAAAGGCTCAGATTTCCATGGGACAG CTGGAAGAGCTTCAGGAGACATTGTTCTCCACAGAAGAGGAGCCCTCGAGGCCCCTGGTACGGAACTACCGAGCCCCCCAGCCTCTCAATCAGCGGACAGTCTTTACTTCTTTCATCCAAG TGGGATCCGTGTATACTACAG GCGAAATGCTGAGTCTAGGAGTGGGAATCTTGGTCTGCtgtctctgccttctgctggctGTTTATTTCATCGCTAGAAAGATTCG GAAGAAGAGGCTAGGAAACCGGAAAAGCGTGGTCTTCACCTCAGCACGAGCCACAGAGGCATAG
- the CA14 gene encoding carbonic anhydrase 14 isoform X4 gives MLFFTLLLEVIWILAADGGQHWTYEGPHGQDHWPASYPECGSNAQSPINIQTDSVTFDPELPTLQPHGYDEPGTEPLDLHNNGHTVQLSLPPTMYLEGFPRKYVAAQLHLHWGETGSLGGSEHQINSEATAAELHIVHYDSDSYGSLSEAAPMPQGLAVLGILIEASQQPTVAICSVCERLTPNVDLFQTLPFQIRRPQCLPSTWESCSPSGWTSSSATTAHSPPHPATRVCSGQYSTERLRFPWDSWKSFRRHCSPQKRSPRGPWYGTTEPPSLSISGQSLLLSSKWDPCILQAKC, from the exons ATGTTGTTCTTCACTCTCCTGCTGGAGGTGATTTGGATCCTGGCTGCAGATGGGG GTCAGCACTGGACATATGAGG GCCCACATGGTCAAGACCATTGGCCAGCCTCTTACCCTGAGTGTGGAAGCAATGCCCAGTCCCCCATCAATATCCAGACAGACAGTGTGACTTTTGACCCTGAGCTGCCCACTCTGCAGCCCCATGGATATGACGAGCCTGGCACTGAGCCCTTGGACCTGCACAATAATGGCCACACAG TGCAACTCTCTCTACCCCCTACCATGTATCTGGAGGGATTTCCCCGAAAATATGTAGCTGCCCAGCTCCACCTGCACTGGGGTGAGACAGGATCCCTGGGGGGATCAGAGCACCAGATCAACAGTGAAGCCACAGCTGCAGAG ctCCACATTGTACATTATGATTCAGATTCCTATGGCAGCTTGAGTGAGGCCGCTCCAATGCCTCAGGGCCTGGCTGTCTTGGGCATTCTCATTGAG GCTAGTCAGCAACCCACTGTGGCCATTTGTTCTGTATGTGAACGTCTTACTCCAAATGTGGACCTATTCCAAACTCTCCCTTTCCAG ATCAGAAGACCTCAGTGCCTCCCTTCAACGTGGGAGAGCTGCTCCCCCAGCGGCTGGACCAGTTCTTCCGCTACAACGGCTCACTCACCACCCCACCCTGCTACCAGAGTGTGCTCTGGACAGTATTCAACCGAAAGGCTCAGATTTCCATGGGACAG CTGGAAGAGCTTCAGGAGACATTGTTCTCCACAGAAGAGGAGCCCTCGAGGCCCCTGGTACGGAACTACCGAGCCCCCCAGCCTCTCAATCAGCGGACAGTCTTTACTTCTTTCATCCAAG TGGGATCCGTGTATACTACAG GCGAAATGCTGA
- the CA14 gene encoding carbonic anhydrase 14 isoform X3, with protein MLFFTLLLEVIWILAADGGQHWTYEGPHGQDHWPASYPECGSNAQSPINIQTDSVTFDPELPTLQPHGYDEPGTEPLDLHNNGHTVQLSLPPTMYLEGFPRKYVAAQLHLHWGETGSLGGSEHQINSEATAAELHIVHYDSDSYGSLSEAAPMPQGLAVLGILIEVGETKNPAYEHILSHLHEIRNKDQKTSVPPFNVGELLPQRLDQFFRYNGSLTTPPCYQSVLWTVFNRKAQISMGQLEELQETLFSTEEEPSRPLVRNYRAPQPLNQRTVFTSFIQVGSVYTTGEMLSLGVGILVCCLCLLLAVYFIARKIRKKRLGNRKSVVFTSARATEA; from the exons ATGTTGTTCTTCACTCTCCTGCTGGAGGTGATTTGGATCCTGGCTGCAGATGGGG GTCAGCACTGGACATATGAGG GCCCACATGGTCAAGACCATTGGCCAGCCTCTTACCCTGAGTGTGGAAGCAATGCCCAGTCCCCCATCAATATCCAGACAGACAGTGTGACTTTTGACCCTGAGCTGCCCACTCTGCAGCCCCATGGATATGACGAGCCTGGCACTGAGCCCTTGGACCTGCACAATAATGGCCACACAG TGCAACTCTCTCTACCCCCTACCATGTATCTGGAGGGATTTCCCCGAAAATATGTAGCTGCCCAGCTCCACCTGCACTGGGGTGAGACAGGATCCCTGGGGGGATCAGAGCACCAGATCAACAGTGAAGCCACAGCTGCAGAG ctCCACATTGTACATTATGATTCAGATTCCTATGGCAGCTTGAGTGAGGCCGCTCCAATGCCTCAGGGCCTGGCTGTCTTGGGCATTCTCATTGAG GTGGGTGAGACTAAGAATCCAGCTTATGAACACATTCTGAGTCACTTGCATGAAATTAGGAATAAAG ATCAGAAGACCTCAGTGCCTCCCTTCAACGTGGGAGAGCTGCTCCCCCAGCGGCTGGACCAGTTCTTCCGCTACAACGGCTCACTCACCACCCCACCCTGCTACCAGAGTGTGCTCTGGACAGTATTCAACCGAAAGGCTCAGATTTCCATGGGACAG CTGGAAGAGCTTCAGGAGACATTGTTCTCCACAGAAGAGGAGCCCTCGAGGCCCCTGGTACGGAACTACCGAGCCCCCCAGCCTCTCAATCAGCGGACAGTCTTTACTTCTTTCATCCAAG TGGGATCCGTGTATACTACAG GCGAAATGCTGAGTCTAGGAGTGGGAATCTTGGTCTGCtgtctctgccttctgctggctGTTTATTTCATCGCTAGAAAGATTCG GAAGAAGAGGCTAGGAAACCGGAAAAGCGTGGTCTTCACCTCAGCACGAGCCACAGAGGCATAG
- the CA14 gene encoding carbonic anhydrase 14 isoform X2, with protein MSSPHGQDHWPASYPECGSNAQSPINIQTDSVTFDPELPTLQPHGYDEPGTEPLDLHNNGHTVQLSLPPTMYLEGFPRKYVAAQLHLHWGETGSLGGSEHQINSEATAAELHIVHYDSDSYGSLSEAAPMPQGLAVLGILIEASQQPTVAICSVCERLTPNVDLFQTLPFQVGETKNPAYEHILSHLHEIRNKDQKTSVPPFNVGELLPQRLDQFFRYNGSLTTPPCYQSVLWTVFNRKAQISMGQLEELQETLFSTEEEPSRPLVRNYRAPQPLNQRTVFTSFIQVGSVYTTGEMLSLGVGILVCCLCLLLAVYFIARKIRKKRLGNRKSVVFTSARATEA; from the exons ATGTCGA GCCCACATGGTCAAGACCATTGGCCAGCCTCTTACCCTGAGTGTGGAAGCAATGCCCAGTCCCCCATCAATATCCAGACAGACAGTGTGACTTTTGACCCTGAGCTGCCCACTCTGCAGCCCCATGGATATGACGAGCCTGGCACTGAGCCCTTGGACCTGCACAATAATGGCCACACAG TGCAACTCTCTCTACCCCCTACCATGTATCTGGAGGGATTTCCCCGAAAATATGTAGCTGCCCAGCTCCACCTGCACTGGGGTGAGACAGGATCCCTGGGGGGATCAGAGCACCAGATCAACAGTGAAGCCACAGCTGCAGAG ctCCACATTGTACATTATGATTCAGATTCCTATGGCAGCTTGAGTGAGGCCGCTCCAATGCCTCAGGGCCTGGCTGTCTTGGGCATTCTCATTGAG GCTAGTCAGCAACCCACTGTGGCCATTTGTTCTGTATGTGAACGTCTTACTCCAAATGTGGACCTATTCCAAACTCTCCCTTTCCAGGTGGGTGAGACTAAGAATCCAGCTTATGAACACATTCTGAGTCACTTGCATGAAATTAGGAATAAAG ATCAGAAGACCTCAGTGCCTCCCTTCAACGTGGGAGAGCTGCTCCCCCAGCGGCTGGACCAGTTCTTCCGCTACAACGGCTCACTCACCACCCCACCCTGCTACCAGAGTGTGCTCTGGACAGTATTCAACCGAAAGGCTCAGATTTCCATGGGACAG CTGGAAGAGCTTCAGGAGACATTGTTCTCCACAGAAGAGGAGCCCTCGAGGCCCCTGGTACGGAACTACCGAGCCCCCCAGCCTCTCAATCAGCGGACAGTCTTTACTTCTTTCATCCAAG TGGGATCCGTGTATACTACAG GCGAAATGCTGAGTCTAGGAGTGGGAATCTTGGTCTGCtgtctctgccttctgctggctGTTTATTTCATCGCTAGAAAGATTCG GAAGAAGAGGCTAGGAAACCGGAAAAGCGTGGTCTTCACCTCAGCACGAGCCACAGAGGCATAG
- the CA14 gene encoding carbonic anhydrase 14 isoform X5 — MYLEGFPRKYVAAQLHLHWGETGSLGGSEHQINSEATAAELHIVHYDSDSYGSLSEAAPMPQGLAVLGILIEASQQPTVAICSVCERLTPNVDLFQTLPFQVGETKNPAYEHILSHLHEIRNKDQKTSVPPFNVGELLPQRLDQFFRYNGSLTTPPCYQSVLWTVFNRKAQISMGQLEELQETLFSTEEEPSRPLVRNYRAPQPLNQRTVFTSFIQVGSVYTTGEMLSLGVGILVCCLCLLLAVYFIARKIRKKRLGNRKSVVFTSARATEA, encoded by the exons ATGTATCTGGAGGGATTTCCCCGAAAATATGTAGCTGCCCAGCTCCACCTGCACTGGGGTGAGACAGGATCCCTGGGGGGATCAGAGCACCAGATCAACAGTGAAGCCACAGCTGCAGAG ctCCACATTGTACATTATGATTCAGATTCCTATGGCAGCTTGAGTGAGGCCGCTCCAATGCCTCAGGGCCTGGCTGTCTTGGGCATTCTCATTGAG GCTAGTCAGCAACCCACTGTGGCCATTTGTTCTGTATGTGAACGTCTTACTCCAAATGTGGACCTATTCCAAACTCTCCCTTTCCAGGTGGGTGAGACTAAGAATCCAGCTTATGAACACATTCTGAGTCACTTGCATGAAATTAGGAATAAAG ATCAGAAGACCTCAGTGCCTCCCTTCAACGTGGGAGAGCTGCTCCCCCAGCGGCTGGACCAGTTCTTCCGCTACAACGGCTCACTCACCACCCCACCCTGCTACCAGAGTGTGCTCTGGACAGTATTCAACCGAAAGGCTCAGATTTCCATGGGACAG CTGGAAGAGCTTCAGGAGACATTGTTCTCCACAGAAGAGGAGCCCTCGAGGCCCCTGGTACGGAACTACCGAGCCCCCCAGCCTCTCAATCAGCGGACAGTCTTTACTTCTTTCATCCAAG TGGGATCCGTGTATACTACAG GCGAAATGCTGAGTCTAGGAGTGGGAATCTTGGTCTGCtgtctctgccttctgctggctGTTTATTTCATCGCTAGAAAGATTCG GAAGAAGAGGCTAGGAAACCGGAAAAGCGTGGTCTTCACCTCAGCACGAGCCACAGAGGCATAG